One window of Triticum dicoccoides isolate Atlit2015 ecotype Zavitan chromosome 5A, WEW_v2.0, whole genome shotgun sequence genomic DNA carries:
- the LOC119300733 gene encoding nifU-like protein 2, chloroplastic encodes MQAAVAASTWAPTTSPSTSSSSFKVGVSSRLRGRRTPSAAATSVAVSIRQPLEVVRPIADPNPVVDSPLTAENVELVLDQVRPYLMADGGNVALHEIDGNVVRLKLQGACGVCPSSVMTMRMGIQRRLMDEIPEIAAVEAITDKDAGLKLNEENVEKVLDEIRPYLTGAGGGNLRFVAINKFFVKVQLKGPAAGVAAVRVAIAQKLKEKIPSIAAVRLLP; translated from the exons ATGCAGGCGGCGGTAGCGGCGTCGACGTGGGCGCCGACCACCTCGCcgtctacctcctcctcctccttcaag GTTGGGGTCTCGTCGCGCTTGCGTGGGAGGAGAACGCCCTCTGCCGCGGCAACTTCGGTCGCCGTGTCCATTCGCCAGCCGCTGGAAG TTGTTCGACCCATTGCCGACCCAAATCCAGTGGTCGATTCGCCATTAACCGCTGAAAATGTGGAGCTTGTTCTGGATCAAGTCCGACCGTATCTCATGGCAGACGGAGGCAACGTTGCCTTGCATGAGATCGACGGGAATGTGGTGAGGCTCAAGCTGCAAGGAGCATGCGGGGTGTGCCCGAGCTCGGTGATGACCATGAGGATGGGCATTCAGCGGCGTTTGATGGATGAAATACCAGAGATTGCTGCAGTTGAAGCTATCACGGACAAGGACGCTGGGCTTAAGCTGAACGAAGAGAATGTTGAGAAG GTACTCGATGAGATCAGGCCATACCTCACCGGTGCAGGAGGCGGTAATCTCAGGTTTGTCGCGATCAACAAATTCTTCGTGAAAGTCCAACTCAAGGGCCCTGCAGCAGGTGTGGCGGCCGTCCGAGTTGCTATAGCACAGAAGCTCAAAGAGAAGATCCCATCCATCGCAGCTGTCCGGCTACTGCCGTAA
- the LOC119300734 gene encoding uncharacterized protein LOC119300734, whose translation MEAAANKRSGIGFGATAAAEEEKGRKRGHGSTALFVAVDYAFLLAFAGFLAYLVVSQILPSAI comes from the coding sequence ATGGAGGCAGCGGCGAACAAGCGCAGCGGCATCGGGTTCGGCGCCACGGCGGCCGCGGAGGAGGAGAAGGGCCGCAAGAGGGGCCACGGATCCACCGCGCTGTTCGTGGCGGTGGACTACGCCTTCCTGCTCGCCTTCGCCGGGTTCCTCGCCTACCTCGTCGTCTCCCAGATCCTCCCTTCCGCCATCTAG